The following are from one region of the Qipengyuania flava genome:
- a CDS encoding methyl-accepting chemotaxis protein — protein sequence MELSAIDARGASALDQIPEACGKVTVGCSDVAGIVQGVIDSFGHLRNEYVELQGTVRALDDDQRKVLEASDEARLLSERAIERLNDGSMMISNSLNEIGNLLNLVETLTEHVTGFAAAMDQVRRSSQEIDQIAETTNILALNATIEAMRAGEQGRTFAVVANEVKTLASETRKATEEIGRTIDMLGNEAEQVIEKIESGAEASTQAKNSVGSIEDTMRSVTELLMEVDGQQDQIARNTATISDHVHRVQDVLTDFDTAVTSNESKLENAHDRIEDLEMTASEMFDRLVKAGLSPDDSQMVEKARRYAEEVTRIAEEALANGSLTMEQLFDQNYAYVPGTNPKQYRTSLCDWADTHWRPVNDRVVAEGGAIMMCSQADMKGFLPTHITDRCRQPTGDITHDTTYCRNGRIMLYAIDKKAKAQNDAYMMAVYRQEGDGKNYVVVRNIYVPVVINGRRWGDFELAYSFR from the coding sequence ATGGAACTGAGCGCAATTGATGCACGCGGGGCATCGGCTCTCGACCAGATTCCGGAGGCTTGCGGCAAGGTAACCGTAGGCTGTTCGGATGTGGCCGGCATTGTGCAGGGAGTCATCGATTCCTTCGGCCATCTTCGCAACGAATACGTCGAACTCCAGGGAACCGTAAGGGCGCTTGACGACGATCAGCGCAAGGTTCTCGAAGCGAGCGACGAAGCGCGTCTGCTGTCGGAACGCGCCATCGAGCGCCTGAACGATGGCTCGATGATGATCAGCAATTCGCTGAACGAGATCGGCAACCTGCTGAACCTCGTCGAAACGCTGACCGAGCACGTCACCGGCTTTGCCGCGGCCATGGACCAGGTCCGCCGCTCGAGCCAGGAGATCGACCAGATCGCCGAAACCACCAATATCCTCGCCCTGAACGCGACCATCGAAGCGATGCGCGCCGGCGAGCAGGGCCGCACCTTTGCCGTGGTTGCCAACGAGGTGAAAACTCTCGCGAGCGAAACCCGCAAGGCGACCGAGGAAATCGGCCGCACGATCGACATGCTGGGCAACGAAGCCGAGCAGGTCATCGAAAAGATCGAGAGCGGCGCCGAGGCAAGCACCCAGGCCAAGAATTCGGTCGGGTCGATCGAAGACACCATGCGTTCGGTCACCGAACTGCTGATGGAGGTCGATGGCCAGCAGGACCAGATCGCCCGCAACACCGCGACGATCTCGGACCATGTGCACCGCGTCCAGGACGTCCTCACCGATTTCGACACGGCTGTGACCAGCAACGAATCGAAGCTGGAGAACGCCCACGACCGCATCGAAGACCTCGAAATGACGGCGAGCGAAATGTTCGATCGTCTCGTGAAGGCCGGCCTGTCGCCGGATGACAGCCAGATGGTCGAAAAGGCTCGCCGCTACGCCGAGGAAGTCACCCGGATCGCGGAAGAGGCCCTGGCGAACGGCTCGCTCACGATGGAGCAGCTCTTCGATCAGAATTACGCTTATGTCCCGGGCACCAATCCGAAGCAGTACCGCACCTCGCTGTGCGACTGGGCGGATACGCATTGGCGCCCGGTCAACGACCGTGTGGTTGCCGAAGGCGGCGCCATCATGATGTGTTCGCAGGCGGACATGAAGGGCTTCCTGCCGACCCACATCACGGATCGCTGCCGCCAGCCCACCGGCGACATCACGCACGACACCACCTACTGCCGCAACGGCCGCATCATGCTCTACGCCATCGACAAGAAGGCGAAGGCGCAGAACGATGCCTACATGATGGCCGTCTACCGCCAGGAAGGCGACGGCAAGAACTACGTCGTTGTTCGCAACATCTACGTGCCGGTCGTGATCAACGGCCGCCGCTGGGGCGATTTCGAACTGGCCTACAGCTTCCGCTGA
- a CDS encoding exo-beta-N-acetylmuramidase NamZ family protein, giving the protein MRFGIDRLLAEEGLRQELEGKRVSLVAHPASVTSSLEHSLDALIARGVNVTSAFGPQHGLKGDKQDNMVETADETDPHFGIPVFSLYGEVRRPTGQMMSSADVFLFDLQDLGCRIYTFVTTLLYLLEEAAKANKSVWVLDRPNPAGGPVEGTLLLPGQESFVGAAPMVMRHGMTMGEMAQWFVAHFNLDVDLKVVEMTGWKPGHAPGYGWPEDRIWINPSPNAASLNMARAYAGTVMLEGTTLSEGRGTTRPLEVLFGAPDVDAKAVLGEMQKLAPAWLRGCALRECWFEPTFHKHSGSLCNGIMIHAEGAFYDHHAFKPWRLQALAFKAIRTLYPEYPLWRDFPYEYEFDRLAIDVINGGPALREWVDDPNAVPDDLEEIAGADEQAWRETIAPHLIYG; this is encoded by the coding sequence GTGCGTTTCGGCATCGACCGCCTGCTTGCCGAGGAAGGGCTGCGCCAGGAGCTTGAAGGCAAGCGCGTTTCGCTGGTGGCCCATCCGGCCTCCGTGACGTCGAGCCTTGAGCACAGCCTCGACGCTCTGATCGCGCGCGGCGTGAACGTGACGTCTGCCTTCGGACCGCAGCATGGTCTGAAGGGCGACAAGCAGGACAACATGGTCGAGACCGCGGACGAGACCGATCCGCACTTCGGCATCCCCGTCTTCAGCCTTTATGGCGAAGTGCGTCGTCCGACCGGTCAGATGATGTCGAGCGCGGATGTGTTCCTGTTCGACCTGCAGGACCTCGGCTGCCGCATCTACACCTTCGTGACCACGCTGCTCTACCTCCTCGAAGAGGCTGCAAAGGCGAACAAGAGCGTGTGGGTGCTCGACCGCCCGAACCCTGCCGGAGGTCCGGTCGAAGGGACCTTGCTTTTGCCGGGCCAGGAAAGTTTCGTCGGTGCAGCGCCCATGGTGATGCGGCACGGGATGACCATGGGCGAAATGGCCCAGTGGTTCGTCGCCCACTTCAACCTCGACGTCGATCTAAAGGTCGTGGAAATGACTGGGTGGAAGCCCGGCCACGCACCGGGTTACGGGTGGCCTGAAGACCGCATCTGGATCAATCCGAGCCCGAACGCGGCGAGCCTCAACATGGCTCGCGCCTATGCCGGGACGGTTATGCTGGAAGGGACGACGCTAAGCGAGGGCAGGGGAACCACGCGTCCGCTCGAAGTGCTGTTCGGCGCACCCGATGTCGATGCCAAGGCGGTGCTCGGCGAGATGCAGAAACTCGCCCCTGCCTGGCTGCGCGGCTGCGCGCTGCGCGAATGCTGGTTCGAACCCACCTTCCACAAGCACTCAGGATCGCTGTGCAACGGCATCATGATCCACGCGGAGGGCGCGTTCTACGATCACCACGCTTTCAAGCCCTGGCGGCTGCAGGCGTTGGCGTTCAAGGCGATCCGGACGCTGTACCCCGAATACCCGCTGTGGCGGGACTTTCCGTATGAGTACGAGTTCGACCGGCTTGCGATCGATGTGATCAACGGCGGGCCGGCCTTGCGCGAGTGGGTCGACGATCCCAACGCGGTGCCCGACGATCTCGAGGAAATCGCAGGAGCCGACGAGCAGGCGTGGAGAGAGACCATCGCCCCGCACCTCATCTACGGTTGA
- a CDS encoding dienelactone hydrolase family protein, with translation MMEFEKVEYSDEAVELTALAARPDGKPRAAIAIYPTFMNSTPGVEVKAERLVEAGYSVLIGDFYGPDAPSNFDEAFAAMAALRSDPPAMRQRLRATLDLLRSREPDAPQLAIGFCLGGMAVLEMARDGEDLAAVVSFHGLLETALPANKPIIPRILVCHGDADSLVPREQVTGFWSEMDAVKADWHLHSYAGVEHGFTNPRMLDGSANPAYDASADRQSWAAMHSLFDEVLG, from the coding sequence ATGATGGAGTTCGAGAAGGTCGAATACAGCGACGAGGCGGTCGAGCTGACCGCCTTGGCCGCGCGCCCTGACGGAAAGCCCCGCGCGGCGATCGCGATCTACCCGACCTTCATGAACTCGACGCCCGGGGTTGAGGTCAAGGCCGAGCGATTGGTCGAGGCGGGATATTCCGTTTTGATCGGGGATTTCTATGGCCCCGATGCCCCGTCCAATTTCGATGAGGCCTTTGCGGCCATGGCTGCCTTGCGCAGCGATCCGCCTGCAATGCGCCAGAGGCTTCGCGCGACGCTGGACTTGCTGCGAAGCCGCGAACCCGATGCCCCACAGCTGGCCATCGGCTTCTGCCTGGGCGGGATGGCTGTGCTCGAAATGGCCCGCGACGGAGAGGATCTGGCCGCCGTGGTCAGCTTCCACGGGCTGCTTGAGACCGCCCTGCCCGCCAACAAGCCGATTATCCCGCGAATCCTCGTGTGTCATGGCGACGCAGATTCGCTTGTCCCTCGCGAGCAGGTGACCGGTTTCTGGTCCGAGATGGACGCGGTGAAAGCTGATTGGCACCTCCACAGCTACGCCGGGGTCGAACACGGCTTTACCAACCCGCGCATGCTCGATGGCAGTGCCAATCCCGCCTACGACGCCAGCGCCGATCGCCAGAGCTGGGCGGCCATGCATTCCCTCTTCGACGAAGTGCTCGGCTGA
- the tyrS gene encoding tyrosine--tRNA ligase, translating into MSTYTSDLLRLLDERGYIHQLTDAEGLDALASKQVVPGYIGFDATAPSLHVGSLVQIMMLRRLQQAGHKPIVVMGGGTTKVGDPSGKDESRKMLTDADIEANIAGIRQVFERLLTFGDGPTDAVMVNNDEWLSQLGYIELLRDVGPHFTINRMMTFDSVKLRLDREQPLTFLEFNYMILQAYDFRELAQRYGCRLQMGGSDQWGNIVNGMELARRMDGSDLFGLTTPLLTTADGAKMGKTAAGAVWLNEDQLPSYDFWQYWRNVDDRDVGRFLRLFTDIELDEIARLEALEGAQINEAKTVLANAVTTLVRGPEAARLAEQTASETFAGGGAGADLPTLSVGDEGMRIGAVLTALGFTASNGEAKRKLAEGAVKIDGEAVSDPGFLVSVGEGAESKLSLGKKKHAVIRR; encoded by the coding sequence ATGAGCACCTACACATCCGATCTCCTGCGCCTGCTCGACGAGCGTGGCTACATCCACCAGCTGACCGACGCCGAGGGCCTCGACGCCCTCGCCTCCAAGCAGGTGGTGCCGGGCTATATCGGCTTCGACGCGACTGCACCGTCGCTGCATGTCGGCAGCCTGGTGCAGATCATGATGCTGCGCCGGCTGCAGCAGGCCGGACACAAGCCGATCGTGGTGATGGGCGGCGGCACGACCAAGGTGGGCGATCCGAGCGGCAAGGACGAGAGCCGCAAGATGCTGACTGATGCGGATATCGAAGCGAACATCGCCGGTATCCGCCAAGTCTTCGAGCGGCTCCTGACCTTTGGCGACGGCCCCACCGATGCGGTGATGGTCAACAACGACGAATGGCTGAGCCAGCTGGGCTATATCGAGCTGCTGCGCGACGTTGGCCCGCATTTCACCATCAATCGCATGATGACCTTCGATTCGGTCAAGCTGCGGCTCGACCGCGAGCAGCCGCTGACCTTCCTCGAATTCAACTACATGATCCTGCAGGCCTACGATTTCCGCGAGCTTGCTCAGCGCTATGGCTGCCGCTTGCAGATGGGTGGAAGCGACCAGTGGGGCAACATCGTCAACGGCATGGAGCTGGCCCGCCGCATGGACGGCAGCGACCTGTTCGGCCTCACCACACCTTTGCTCACCACCGCCGACGGTGCGAAGATGGGTAAGACGGCCGCCGGCGCCGTCTGGCTCAACGAGGACCAGCTGCCGAGCTACGATTTCTGGCAGTACTGGCGCAATGTCGACGACCGCGATGTGGGCCGTTTCCTGCGCCTGTTCACCGATATCGAGCTTGACGAAATCGCACGCCTGGAAGCGCTTGAGGGCGCCCAGATCAACGAGGCGAAGACGGTTCTTGCCAACGCGGTAACCACGCTCGTTCGGGGTCCCGAAGCGGCCCGGCTGGCCGAACAGACCGCATCGGAAACCTTTGCCGGCGGCGGCGCGGGTGCCGACCTGCCGACCCTATCCGTCGGAGATGAAGGCATGCGCATTGGCGCGGTACTGACGGCCCTCGGCTTCACGGCATCCAACGGGGAAGCCAAGCGCAAGCTCGCCGAAGGTGCGGTGAAGATCGACGGCGAGGCGGTGAGCGACCCCGGGTTCCTCGTCAGCGTTGGCGAGGGCGCCGAATCCAAGCTCAGCCTCGGCAAGAAAAAGCACGCGGTAATCCGTCGCTAA
- a CDS encoding spinster family MFS transporter: MATAAAKQTGTSVRVTLWILLIVYIFNFVDRQIVNILAEPIRLELGLSDTEIGLMTGLAFALFYTVLGIPIARFSDRPTTNRPILIGTALAVWSAMTALCGLAQNFIQLLLARIGVGVGEAGCTPPAHSLIADLVEPAKRASALAFYALGIPIGTLLGMLIGGLLADTVGWRNAFLIVGLPGVALAVFVVMILKDPRRTGMLQQATTTKTAEQMPMKEALRSMFSSRAFILLVIAGSAAAFLAYGKTTWITIFFQRTHGLTPGETGLYFGLVNGGAGIAGTVLGGYLADRFGSQNRRHVLTAPAVGMVATIPFALFAFMSDNWMLALVLLIVPTLCNSLYYGPTYSSVQGLVPLRARAIAAAVLLFFQNLIGLGLGPLFFGMLSDVLQPTYGEDSVRYVLYGATLLGVVPAFFFWRCSLRLNDELDKQD; the protein is encoded by the coding sequence ATGGCGACTGCGGCAGCCAAGCAGACCGGCACTTCGGTCAGGGTCACCCTGTGGATCCTGCTGATTGTATACATTTTCAATTTCGTCGATCGGCAGATCGTTAACATTCTGGCCGAACCGATCCGCCTCGAACTGGGGCTGAGCGACACGGAAATCGGCCTGATGACCGGCCTTGCGTTCGCGCTGTTCTACACCGTGCTTGGCATACCCATTGCGCGGTTTTCCGACCGACCAACCACCAATCGGCCTATCCTGATCGGAACCGCGCTTGCCGTGTGGTCGGCGATGACCGCGCTGTGCGGCCTTGCGCAGAACTTCATTCAGCTGCTGCTCGCCCGTATTGGCGTGGGTGTGGGTGAGGCCGGATGTACGCCGCCGGCCCATTCGCTGATTGCAGACCTGGTGGAACCGGCAAAGCGCGCTTCCGCGCTGGCCTTTTACGCGCTCGGCATTCCAATCGGCACGCTGCTCGGCATGCTGATCGGCGGTCTGCTGGCGGATACGGTGGGGTGGCGCAACGCCTTCCTCATTGTCGGGCTACCGGGCGTTGCCCTTGCTGTGTTTGTGGTGATGATCCTCAAGGACCCCCGGCGCACGGGGATGCTGCAGCAGGCGACGACGACCAAGACGGCAGAGCAAATGCCGATGAAGGAAGCGCTGCGGTCGATGTTCAGCTCGCGCGCCTTCATCCTGTTGGTGATTGCTGGTTCGGCGGCCGCTTTTCTCGCCTATGGCAAGACCACCTGGATCACGATTTTCTTCCAGCGCACCCACGGCCTGACGCCGGGTGAAACGGGTCTCTACTTCGGTCTCGTAAACGGTGGTGCAGGTATCGCGGGCACGGTCCTCGGTGGGTATCTGGCCGACCGCTTCGGATCGCAGAACCGGCGCCATGTGCTTACCGCGCCTGCCGTCGGTATGGTTGCGACCATTCCCTTCGCTCTGTTTGCCTTCATGAGCGACAATTGGATGCTGGCGCTTGTCCTGCTCATCGTACCGACGCTGTGCAACTCGCTCTACTACGGTCCGACCTATTCGAGCGTGCAGGGCCTTGTGCCGCTCCGGGCCCGGGCCATTGCCGCGGCTGTCCTGCTGTTCTTCCAGAATCTCATCGGGCTTGGCCTCGGACCGCTGTTCTTCGGCATGCTGTCGGATGTGCTTCAGCCGACCTACGGCGAGGACAGCGTGCGCTACGTGCTTTACGGAGCAACGCTCCTCGGCGTGGTCCCGGCGTTCTTCTTCTGGCGCTGTTCGCTTCGCCTGAACGACGAGCTCGACAAGCAGGACTAG
- the cysK gene encoding cysteine synthase A gives MKADSVLATIGGTPHIRLSRLFPDHEVWVKNERANPGGSIKDRIGLAMIEDAEKAGKLKEGGTIIEPTSGNTGIGLAMTAAVKGYKLILVMPESMSVERRRLMLAYGATFDLTPKEKGMKGAIERAQELVEKTEGAWMPSQFDNESNWKVHARTTAQEILADFADTPIDALITGVGTGGHLTGCAEVLKETWPEMKAWGVEPELSPVISGGQPGPHPIQGIGAGFIPGNLHTDAIEGAIQVDAADAKEMARQCAVKEGLLVGISSGATLAAIKKKLAELPAGSRVLGFNYDTGERYLSVPDFLPE, from the coding sequence ATGAAAGCCGACTCCGTCCTCGCCACCATTGGCGGCACCCCGCACATCCGCCTCTCGCGCCTCTTCCCCGACCACGAGGTCTGGGTGAAGAACGAGCGCGCCAATCCCGGCGGTTCGATCAAGGACCGCATCGGCCTCGCCATGATCGAGGATGCGGAAAAGGCGGGCAAGCTCAAGGAAGGTGGCACGATCATCGAGCCGACCAGTGGCAACACCGGTATCGGCCTTGCGATGACCGCTGCGGTCAAGGGCTACAAGCTGATCCTGGTCATGCCCGAAAGCATGAGCGTGGAGCGCCGCCGCCTGATGCTGGCCTATGGCGCGACCTTCGATCTTACGCCCAAGGAAAAGGGCATGAAGGGCGCGATCGAGCGCGCGCAGGAACTGGTCGAGAAGACCGAAGGCGCCTGGATGCCGAGCCAGTTCGACAACGAAAGCAACTGGAAGGTTCACGCGCGCACTACGGCGCAGGAAATCCTCGCAGACTTCGCAGATACGCCGATCGATGCGCTGATTACCGGCGTCGGCACCGGCGGGCACCTGACCGGCTGCGCGGAAGTGCTCAAGGAAACCTGGCCCGAGATGAAGGCCTGGGGTGTTGAGCCCGAGCTTTCGCCCGTCATCAGCGGTGGCCAGCCCGGCCCGCACCCGATCCAGGGCATTGGGGCGGGTTTCATTCCCGGCAACCTCCACACGGACGCCATCGAAGGCGCGATCCAGGTCGACGCGGCGGACGCGAAGGAAATGGCCCGCCAATGCGCGGTGAAGGAAGGTTTGCTGGTCGGCATTTCAAGCGGTGCCACCCTTGCCGCCATCAAGAAGAAGCTGGCCGAACTGCCCGCAGGAAGCCGCGTGCTCGGCTTCAATTATGACACGGGCGAGCGCTATCTCTCGGTGCCGGACTTCCTGCCCGAATGA
- a CDS encoding MFS transporter, with product MTLAQYAMMLIIGWQTYNIARDGGMSVAGASGQLALIGLLQFVPLFLLTPFSGWAADQFDRRNIARMTVLAQLGCAGALAFLTWNEALSLPALFGVAIVLGIVRAFNGPALSALAPNLVPKAILPNAIALSSIAWQVGMIVGPAIGGYTYAILPALPYMVACGLFAVSLLALGFIGKVPQPAREANKRPIHQMVEGLRYVVRNKMVLGAITLDLFAVFLAGATALFPVYARDILEVGETGLAQLAMAPAVGAALTALWFSFRPLKTNVGPKMLWAVAIFGLATVVFGLSESMPLSLAMLFIVGAADMFSVYIRQSLIQLHTPDDKRGRVSSVSLLTISASNEFGDFFSGSLAYLVGPVLAVVGGGAGAIVTVALWSRIFPVLRNTRTFDPPPELLDTPPEEKLKEQMP from the coding sequence ATGACGCTGGCGCAATACGCGATGATGCTGATCATCGGGTGGCAGACGTATAATATCGCACGCGATGGCGGGATGAGCGTGGCCGGAGCTTCGGGGCAGCTCGCGCTGATCGGCCTCCTGCAGTTTGTCCCACTCTTCCTGCTAACACCCTTCTCCGGCTGGGCAGCCGATCAGTTCGACCGGCGCAACATCGCCCGGATGACGGTGCTGGCCCAACTGGGCTGTGCTGGGGCGCTTGCCTTCCTGACCTGGAACGAGGCGCTTTCGCTCCCCGCCCTGTTCGGTGTCGCGATTGTTCTCGGCATCGTGAGGGCCTTCAACGGGCCGGCGCTGTCGGCGCTTGCGCCGAACCTCGTGCCCAAGGCTATCCTGCCCAACGCCATCGCCCTGTCGAGCATCGCCTGGCAGGTGGGCATGATCGTGGGCCCGGCAATCGGCGGCTACACTTACGCAATCCTGCCTGCCCTGCCCTATATGGTGGCGTGCGGACTGTTCGCGGTCTCGCTTCTCGCTCTGGGCTTCATCGGCAAGGTTCCGCAGCCCGCGCGCGAGGCGAACAAGCGGCCGATCCACCAGATGGTCGAAGGCCTGCGCTATGTGGTGCGCAACAAGATGGTCCTGGGTGCGATAACCCTCGATCTCTTCGCCGTCTTTCTCGCGGGCGCGACCGCGCTGTTCCCGGTCTATGCGCGCGATATTCTCGAGGTCGGCGAGACGGGTCTTGCGCAGCTAGCCATGGCGCCTGCCGTCGGTGCGGCCCTCACAGCATTGTGGTTCAGCTTCCGTCCGCTGAAGACCAATGTGGGTCCCAAGATGCTCTGGGCCGTCGCCATTTTCGGGCTCGCGACGGTTGTCTTCGGTCTTTCCGAGAGCATGCCCTTGAGCCTCGCCATGCTGTTCATCGTTGGCGCAGCCGACATGTTCAGTGTTTATATCCGCCAGTCGCTGATCCAGCTGCATACGCCCGACGACAAGCGCGGCCGTGTATCTTCGGTCAGCCTTCTGACCATCAGCGCCTCGAACGAGTTCGGCGATTTCTTCTCCGGCAGCCTTGCCTATCTCGTCGGCCCCGTGCTGGCCGTGGTTGGCGGCGGAGCGGGAGCGATCGTGACCGTCGCGCTCTGGTCTCGAATATTCCCCGTGCTACGAAACACGCGGACCTTTGACCCTCCACCCGAATTGCTAGACACTCCCCCGGAAGAAAAATTGAAGGAGCAGATGCCATGA
- a CDS encoding vWA domain-containing protein, translating to MFFNFVDELRAAGIPASFKEHLTLIEALDRDVIEQSPEAFYYLSRATFVKDEGLLDRFDQVFQKVFKGILTDYGQNPVDIPEDWLKAVADKFLTEEEMAEIEKLGSWDEIMETLKKRLEEQEKRHQGGNKWIGTGGTSPYGNSGYNPEGVRIGGESKHKRALKVWDKREFKNLDNTKELGTRNIKMALRRLRRFAREGAADELDLDATIDGTAKQGWLDIHMRPERHNAVKLLLFLDVGGSMDPFIKLCEELFSAATTEFKNLEFFYFHNCLYEGVWKDNRRRWQERTKTWDVLHKYGHDYKVIFVGDAAMSPYEITHPGGSVEHMNEEAGAVWMQRLVNTYPATVWLNPVPEKQWSYSQSTKVMKQLVNDRMYPLTLDGLDDAMRELSRKAGA from the coding sequence ATGTTCTTCAATTTCGTCGACGAGCTTCGCGCTGCGGGCATTCCCGCCAGCTTCAAGGAACACCTTACGCTGATCGAGGCGCTAGATCGCGACGTGATCGAACAGTCGCCCGAAGCGTTTTACTACCTTTCGCGCGCGACCTTCGTGAAGGACGAAGGCCTCCTCGACCGGTTCGACCAGGTCTTCCAGAAGGTCTTCAAGGGCATCCTCACCGACTACGGCCAGAACCCGGTCGACATTCCGGAAGACTGGCTGAAAGCCGTCGCCGACAAGTTCCTCACCGAAGAGGAGATGGCCGAGATCGAAAAGCTCGGTTCCTGGGACGAGATCATGGAGACGCTGAAAAAGCGGCTCGAGGAACAGGAAAAACGCCACCAGGGTGGCAACAAGTGGATCGGTACCGGGGGCACCTCGCCTTACGGCAATTCAGGATACAACCCCGAAGGCGTGCGCATTGGCGGCGAAAGCAAGCACAAGCGCGCGCTCAAGGTGTGGGACAAGCGCGAGTTCAAGAACCTCGACAACACCAAGGAACTGGGCACGCGCAACATCAAGATGGCGCTGCGACGCCTGCGCCGCTTCGCCCGCGAAGGCGCGGCCGACGAGCTTGATCTTGACGCGACGATCGATGGCACGGCCAAGCAGGGCTGGCTCGACATTCACATGCGCCCGGAACGCCACAACGCGGTGAAGCTGCTGCTCTTCCTCGACGTCGGCGGTTCGATGGACCCCTTCATCAAGCTGTGCGAGGAGCTGTTCAGCGCCGCGACGACCGAGTTCAAGAACCTCGAGTTCTTCTATTTCCACAACTGCCTCTACGAAGGCGTGTGGAAGGACAACCGCCGCCGCTGGCAGGAACGCACCAAGACGTGGGACGTGCTCCACAAATACGGGCACGACTACAAGGTGATCTTCGTGGGTGATGCCGCGATGAGCCCCTATGAGATCACCCATCCGGGCGGCAGCGTCGAACATATGAACGAGGAAGCGGGCGCGGTGTGGATGCAGCGCCTGGTCAACACCTATCCGGCAACCGTCTGGCTCAATCCCGTGCCTGAAAAGCAGTGGAGCTATTCACAGTCGACGAAGGTGATGAAGCAGCTGGTCAACGACCGGATGTACCCCCTTACCCTCGACGGGCTCGACGATGCGATGCGCGAACTGAGCCGCAAGGCCGGCGCCTGA
- a CDS encoding PilZ domain-containing protein: MGAGAQLSVTDQRRMARHPVDHPVIAEHFGKGDVRLHIANISANGFMVDNADGINRGDRVIVRLPIVGRIEAYAIWTRDNRAGFQFERIIRVDDFLSLIDTLQPNPRLRKLR, from the coding sequence ATGGGTGCAGGAGCACAACTCAGCGTAACCGACCAGCGGCGCATGGCGCGCCACCCGGTCGATCATCCTGTAATCGCCGAGCATTTCGGCAAGGGTGACGTGCGCCTTCACATCGCCAACATTTCCGCAAACGGCTTCATGGTCGACAATGCGGATGGCATCAATCGCGGCGACCGCGTGATCGTTCGCCTGCCGATCGTAGGCCGAATCGAAGCCTACGCCATCTGGACTCGCGACAACCGCGCCGGTTTCCAGTTCGAGCGCATCATCCGCGTGGACGACTTCCTCTCGCTGATCGACACGCTTCAGCCGAACCCGCGTCTTCGCAAGCTGCGCTAG
- a CDS encoding DUF817 domain-containing protein: MNQSRFAAVRARLEAYDPGPGWRLWLYEFLLFGFKQAWACLFGGLMLALLLGTFLFYPEDAPLYRYDFLTLAALAIQVGMLALRLETWSEARVILIFHVVGTVMELFKTAAGSWVYPEPALLRIGDVPLFSGFMYAAVGSYIARVWRIFDFRYTNYPPRWATWLLAAAIYINFFAHHWLPDIRLALFAVTIVLFWRTRVHFRNWRAHRWMPLLLGFLLVALFIWGAENIGTFARAWTYPEQEDGWRMVSLAKLGSWFLLMLISFVLVALVSPVREPD, from the coding sequence GTGAACCAGTCGCGCTTCGCCGCGGTCCGGGCGCGGCTAGAGGCCTATGATCCCGGTCCGGGCTGGCGCCTGTGGCTCTACGAGTTCCTGCTGTTCGGCTTCAAGCAGGCCTGGGCCTGCCTCTTCGGCGGTCTGATGCTCGCGCTGCTGCTGGGGACCTTTCTCTTCTATCCGGAAGACGCGCCGCTCTATCGCTACGATTTCCTGACACTGGCAGCGCTCGCGATCCAGGTCGGCATGCTGGCGCTGCGGCTCGAAACGTGGTCCGAGGCCAGGGTCATCCTGATCTTTCACGTGGTCGGCACGGTGATGGAACTGTTCAAGACCGCTGCCGGATCGTGGGTCTATCCCGAGCCTGCGTTGCTACGCATCGGGGATGTCCCGCTGTTCTCCGGCTTCATGTATGCCGCCGTCGGCAGCTACATCGCGCGGGTCTGGCGGATCTTCGACTTTCGCTACACCAACTACCCGCCGCGCTGGGCCACGTGGCTGCTCGCCGCCGCCATCTATATCAACTTCTTCGCCCACCACTGGCTGCCCGACATCCGGCTTGCGCTGTTTGCAGTTACGATCGTGCTGTTCTGGCGGACCCGCGTGCACTTCCGGAACTGGCGCGCGCACCGCTGGATGCCGTTGCTCCTCGGCTTCCTGCTCGTTGCCCTCTTCATCTGGGGCGCGGAAAACATCGGGACCTTTGCGCGCGCCTGGACCTATCCCGAACAAGAGGACGGGTGGCGCATGGTCAGCCTTGCCAAGCTCGGCAGCTGGTTCCTGCTGATGCTGATAAGCTTCGTCCTGGTCGCCCTCGTCTCGCCGGTACGCGAGCCCGACTAG